CCTCGGCGGTAGCGATACTCTCTGCCGTCACAACGATAATCTTTGCGCCCGTCTCTTCAAGACGCTCGAGAAACTCCGATGGCCTAACCGAAACGCCGAGATCAACTACTCGATTCCCGGCCTCTTTTAGCGCAGCGCCGATGATGTTCTTCGCAATCGAGTGTTCATCGCGATGTACTGTACCTATAAGGATCGTCACACCTGTGTCCTTGGCGGGCACAGACGGCACGACAAAGCTTGTGATCTGCTCGGCTACTACTGCCGATTGAGCAAGTTCCAGCTCGCCAACAGATCCTTCCGCCCAGGCGCCCCCAAGCATCGACATCGCCGGGACAAACACGGCGTCAAAAATCCGATCCTGCGGGACACCGCTGCTGCGCACGCTCTCGA
This genomic window from Actinomycetota bacterium contains:
- a CDS encoding cobalamin-dependent protein (Presence of a B(12) (cobalamin)-binding domain implies dependence on cobalamin itself, in one of its several forms, or in some unusual lineages, dependence on a cobalamin-like analog.) translates to MAEDPAARLFKALISCDPGDAIAVIESVRSSGVPQDRIFDAVFVPAMSMLGGAWAEGSVGELELAQSAVVAEQITSFVVPSVPAKDTGVTILIGTVHRDEHSIAKNIIGAALKEAGNRVVDLGVSVRPSEFLERLEETGAKIIVVTAESIATAEECVRVRESLNVAGHEGVMLLVSGGPFTADPGLARRIGANGLITSAEGAIKVVSRMMRDRLGGEA